AACTGGAAAAAATCACCGGGTTTCACATCTTTGAGAGATGGTTCAAGTTTGCATCCTGTCAGAATTTTGAGAGAATCAGGATTTAAATTCTTCAAAAAATCACCGCCTTCATCCGGGTCGGGTGTTTTGAATAATCTGTCATATAACCTAACTTCGCCCTCTATGCAATGGTCGGCACTCACCCAGTGTAATGTTGCCTTTACCTTCCTTCCATCAGGAGAATCTCCACCACGGGTTGCAGGGTCATAGGTGCAGTGTAATTCTACAATATTTCCATCTTTATCTTTTACCACATCAACACATTTTACATAATATGCATATCTCAATCTGACTTCCCTTCCGGGTGCAAGACGATAAAATTCCTTTGGTGGGTCTTCACGAAAATCATCCTGTTCAATGTATATTATCTTTGAAAAAGGAATCTTTCTTGTTCCCATAGCCATATCCTCAGGGTTGTTTATTGCATCAAGTTCTTCTACCTGTCCTTCAGGGTAATTATCAATAATTACCTTAAGGGGACGCAATACCACCATCCTTCTTGGTGCCCTTTTATTCAAATCATCCCGCAGACAATGCTCAAGCAATGAGATATCAACAACTGTATTGTTCTTTGCCACCCCGATAATATCACAAAAGTTTTTTATTGCCTCAGGTGTATAACCCCTTCTTCTCATTCCCGAAATAGTCGGCATTCTCGGGTCATCCCAGCCGCTTACATATCCTTTTTCTACAAGTTGTAGTAATTTTCTTTTACTTAAAATCGTATAGGTGAGGTTTAGCCTCGCAAACTCAATCTGTTGGGGATGGTGTATCCCAAGTTCATCTAAGAACCAATCATACAAAGGACGGTGGTCTTCAAACTCAAGCGTACATATTGAATGTGTAATTCCTTCAATTGAATCTGACTGGCCATGTGCCCAATCATAGGTAGGATAGATACACCATTTGTTGCCTGTGCGATGGTGCGGCACATGTAAAATCCGATACATTATTGGGTCGCGCATATTAAGATTACCATGTTTCATATCTATTTTCGCCCGCAGGGTTTTTGAACCATCGGGAAATTCTCCTGCACGCATTCTTTTGAACAATTCAAGATTTTCTTCAACCGAACGGTTGCGATGCGGGCACTCTTTACCAGGCTCAGTAAGTGTCCCGCGCATCAGTCTTACTTCATCAGGTGAACAGTCACACACATAAGCCTTGCCTTTTTTAATCAAGGTTATAGCAAAGTCATATAGTTTTTCAAAATAATCTGATGCGTAGTATTCTCTATCACCCCAGTC
This genomic window from candidate division WOR-3 bacterium contains:
- a CDS encoding glutamine--tRNA ligase/YqeY domain fusion protein, whose amino-acid sequence is MNNSKPKDFIREIIDEHNRTGRFGGKVHTRFPPEPNGYLHIGHAKAICIDFGIAEEYGGLCNLRYDDTNPTKEEVEYVESIKEDIRWLGFDWGDREYYASDYFEKLYDFAITLIKKGKAYVCDCSPDEVRLMRGTLTEPGKECPHRNRSVEENLELFKRMRAGEFPDGSKTLRAKIDMKHGNLNMRDPIMYRILHVPHHRTGNKWCIYPTYDWAHGQSDSIEGITHSICTLEFEDHRPLYDWFLDELGIHHPQQIEFARLNLTYTILSKRKLLQLVEKGYVSGWDDPRMPTISGMRRRGYTPEAIKNFCDIIGVAKNNTVVDISLLEHCLRDDLNKRAPRRMVVLRPLKVIIDNYPEGQVEELDAINNPEDMAMGTRKIPFSKIIYIEQDDFREDPPKEFYRLAPGREVRLRYAYYVKCVDVVKDKDGNIVELHCTYDPATRGGDSPDGRKVKATLHWVSADHCIEGEVRLYDRLFKTPDPDEGGDFLKNLNPDSLKILTGCKLEPSLKDVKPGDFFQFERLGYFCVDKDSKPEKLIFNRSVTIKDTWAKIEARLKIKS